The Proteiniphilum propionicum genome contains the following window.
TTTTTTCGACATCGTCTCAGGCAGAGTATAGCCAAGAGTCAGGTTCTTCAGTTTAAGATAGTCTCCTTTTTGCAGGTGAACAGACGAGTGTCTCATCCCGCTTTGATCGCTACCCGAGTTATTAGTAAGACGCGGGTTTTTGGATGTTATGTTAGTACGAACATCGTCCGGATTTTTAGGATCGAAGAAATAGTGATCGTTCGCAATCTTTTCCCCGATGGCATACCCTTTGATGGTAGCACTGCTGTTCAAGGCCAAACGATAATAGTAGAGGCTGAATCCCGCTGCTCCAGACCAGTTCATTGAGAGGTCGAAGCCTTTCCAGTTTGCGCTAGCCTGAAAACCAAAGTTGTATTTAGGCACGTTTGAACTTTCCTGAAAATCATTGTCTGCATCGTTACCATACACACCATCCTCATTTAAATCGGCGTAGATATAATCTCCATACCAGATACCATTCTTGCTGACATTCTGCCGCGGGTAAAACTGATAACCGGCATCAACCATTGCCCTTATCCATTTCATGTCATCAACAGTACGAATCATACCGTCTTTGGGCCCACCATTAATATTTACGGTACCATCAGCATTAAAGTGATTCCCGTTGCCATTGTATGGTTGAAGCATATAGTATTCATTAATAATCTTACCTTCAATCACACGGGTGATACCTCCGGTTGATACATCTCCAATATTGCTTTGATAAAACCGGTTTCCCTTTTCGTCTGTCATCCAGCCTCTTTTAAGTTCACCTTTGTATTTGCTTACTTCATTCTTATTGTAAGCAAAGTTCCCCGATACTCGATAATTCACCTTACCGATGCGGTCTTGCCAGTTTAATGTCATTTCAATTCCACGGTTCGTCACTTCCGCGATATTCTGACGCGGGCCACTGGCAGTTCCCATTACCATATACATATCGGGACGGTATAATATTCCATCGGTTACTTTATTATAATAGTCTGCCTCAAATATCAGCCGGTTGTTAAATGTAGCAAAATCGACCCCTATATTCGTAATTGCCGTACTTTCCCACTCAAGCAGGTTATTTGAGATAGATGTCACTGCCAAGCCATTGCTGAGGGTTCTGCCAAATGCGTATTTGGCGGAGTTGTAAACAGATTGCCATTCATAGTTTCCAATGGCGTTATTCCCCAATTTTCCCCATGAAACACGCAGTTTAAGATTATCGACGGGAAGTTCCTCCATAAACGCTTCTTCACTTATGCGCCATCCGGCAGAAACTGACGGAAATAACCCCCAACGGTTATCGGGCGAAAAGCGTGAAGAACCATCGTAACGCATGTTTGCTTCAAATAAATAGCGGTTATCAAATGCATAATTTATACGTCCAAAATATGAACGTGAAGTAAACTCATCACCTGTGCCGTTAATGTCTGAAGGGGTAGTAGCCGAACTCGGATCACCTACCGATGCATCAATGAGTCCCAACTTGGTTGTGTTTGTTACTCTCTTCATAAAGCGCTCTTCTTCAAACCCCATCAAAGCACTCACTTCATGCTTGTCAAATGTCTGGTTATATTTGAGTAGTTGAGTAAGCTTCCAGTCATTCTCACGAATATATCCCATGCGTGTGTACAGATCGGCAGGATCTTTCAGAGATGCAATCCACTGGTCACTCTTAAAACTATATTTCCCATAATCAGTATCTACAGCCATAAATTCATGGCGATAGTCTTTATAGTTTAAGTTGATATCGTATGATAAATTTTCCAAAAACTTTATATTGGTATAGAAGGTAGTAAACATTTGCGTATTCTTGATATGTCCTTCCGACTGAGCCATATCCCACAAAGGGTTATGTGACTGAGGATCTTCCTCATTTGCTTCGGGGGCACCATACTTCCCGTCATAAAAGGGATAAACCCCCGGTACCATTTTTTGGGTAGTAATATTTCTGAGTGAATTTGTATCGCTCTTCTTCTGATCTGTGTGATAGCCCCACATACGAGTACCGATACGCAACCATTTAGTAATATCTGAATATACATTTGTGCGCATAAAGTATCGCTGATACCCTGTGTTCTTTATTAAGCCCGGGTTATCGATATAAGATACTGAGAGATTATAACCTGTGCGCCCCTCCTGTCCTGTAACCGACAAAGAATGTTTCATCATCCAATCGTTGCTGTATATCTCATCATACCAATCGGTATTAGGATAAGCTACGTAATTAGGGTATCCTGATAGTGAAATTCCATTCGGATCTTTCTCTGCTTCACGCCATTCATTTATAGTTATTTCACTAAAGGGAGCTGATTCGCCAATATTAATTGCCGATTCATTCATTAACTCCATGTATTTTGCATAATTAGATACAGTCTTAATTAATTTGGTAGGCTGGTTGAGAGACAATAATGTATTGTAAGACACACTCACTTTGCCGGCCTTCCCGGTTTTGGTTGCCACAAGAATAACACCATTTGCCCCTCTATTACCATAGATGGCACATGATGCAGCATCCTTCAAAATTGAAATTGAGGCGATATCGTTTGGATCTACGTTATTCAAACTTTGCTCCATTCCATCTACCAGTACAAGCGGTGAAGAACTGTTCAGTGTACCCACGCCACGAATATTGAATGAGAAACCTTCTCCATATGGAGTCCCTGAGCCCTGCATTGCCTGCAACCCGGCAGTCATACCACTAAGTGCCTGTGAAGCACTGACCAGGGGACGTGAACGGGATTCTTTTTCCAGATTTACTGTAGCTACCGATCCGGTGAGATTGACTTTTTTCTGCGTGCCGTAACCTACTACCACTACTTCGGAAAGAAGAGCAACATCTTCATCCAATACAATATTGAAAGTGGTTTTGCCGGCGGTCAGTCCAACTTTTTGTGTTGCATAGCCAATATATGAAGCCTGTATTGTTTTTGTATCTGCCGGTATCTCCAGTTCGAACCTGCCATTTGCATTTGTCACTGTACCGGTATTAGTACCCGGAATAGTTAACGTAACACCAATAAGAGGTTCATTATTTGGATCTGTTACAATACCGTTGATACGTCTTTTTTCATTCGAATTTTGTTTTAC
Protein-coding sequences here:
- a CDS encoding TonB-dependent receptor, whose protein sequence is MSKIIKHLFFVLLAALLPLSIYAEKDDLHLQSATLITTTDNGDALKQVTLNLQSTTVREALQELEVKGNVFLVYEKNDIDLSRKITVRVNNQTAREALNQILQGQELEYKVKGDHIIITRSVKQNSNEKRRINGIVTDPNNEPLIGVTLTIPGTNTGTVTNANGRFELEIPADTKTIQASYIGYATQKVGLTAGKTTFNIVLDEDVALLSEVVVVGYGTQKKVNLTGSVATVNLEKESRSRPLVSASQALSGMTAGLQAMQGSGTPYGEGFSFNIRGVGTLNSSSPLVLVDGMEQSLNNVDPNDIASISILKDAASCAIYGNRGANGVILVATKTGKAGKVSVSYNTLLSLNQPTKLIKTVSNYAKYMELMNESAINIGESAPFSEITINEWREAEKDPNGISLSGYPNYVAYPNTDWYDEIYSNDWMMKHSLSVTGQEGRTGYNLSVSYIDNPGLIKNTGYQRYFMRTNVYSDITKWLRIGTRMWGYHTDQKKSDTNSLRNITTQKMVPGVYPFYDGKYGAPEANEEDPQSHNPLWDMAQSEGHIKNTQMFTTFYTNIKFLENLSYDINLNYKDYRHEFMAVDTDYGKYSFKSDQWIASLKDPADLYTRMGYIRENDWKLTQLLKYNQTFDKHEVSALMGFEEERFMKRVTNTTKLGLIDASVGDPSSATTPSDINGTGDEFTSRSYFGRINYAFDNRYLFEANMRYDGSSRFSPDNRWGLFPSVSAGWRISEEAFMEELPVDNLKLRVSWGKLGNNAIGNYEWQSVYNSAKYAFGRTLSNGLAVTSISNNLLEWESTAITNIGVDFATFNNRLIFEADYYNKVTDGILYRPDMYMVMGTASGPRQNIAEVTNRGIEMTLNWQDRIGKVNYRVSGNFAYNKNEVSKYKGELKRGWMTDEKGNRFYQSNIGDVSTGGITRVIEGKIINEYYMLQPYNGNGNHFNADGTVNINGGPKDGMIRTVDDMKWIRAMVDAGYQFYPRQNVSKNGIWYGDYIYADLNEDGVYGNDADNDFQESSNVPKYNFGFQASANWKGFDLSMNWSGAAGFSLYYYRLALNSSATIKGYAIGEKIANDHYFFDPKNPDDVRTNITSKNPRLTNNSGSDQSGMRHSSVHLQKGDYLKLKNLTLGYTLPETMSKKVYAQDIRFFASGENLFTITGFEGMDPEMRTDIGYSTMRQYAFGVNITF